In a genomic window of Nitrospirota bacterium:
- a CDS encoding TRL-like family protein — MKKIIKGVLAVIFLATMSGCVSAPVFGILFTAIDAPVTATSNVGATKEGRGSCMSVLGMVAVGDCSIATAAKEAGITKIMTVDHSFNSVLGFFAKYTVIVKGE; from the coding sequence TTGAAGAAGATTATTAAAGGTGTCTTGGCAGTTATATTTTTGGCCACAATGAGTGGATGTGTCAGTGCGCCGGTTTTTGGGATTCTGTTTACTGCCATTGATGCACCGGTAACGGCAACAAGCAATGTTGGTGCAACAAAGGAAGGTAGAGGTTCTTGTATGTCAGTACTCGGAATGGTAGCTGTTGGAGATTGCAGTATCGCAACCGCCGCCAAAGAAGCAGGCATTACAAAGATTATGACTGTAGATCATAGTTTTAACAGTGTTTTGGGGTTTTTTGCAAAATACACTGTCATTGTGAAGGGTGAATAA